A genomic segment from Geitlerinema sp. PCC 7407 encodes:
- a CDS encoding ATP-binding protein, whose protein sequence is MKHFPFSLRFSVPLILLVFGSALSLLSFQRAVDLARHRAEEDLYRQAKVAGQKTAVILDHLYRQEDMAGANLVINMLLGGSSKLQLAMLTNARQEIELSTSAELVRQRAVDHLATEGDQLLAWVAQQRIGNVQLSGDRRTVYAAYPVLTPPLEQDGDRQLGVLVLVYDLSDSKDQAFQDALQRSLSLSGIMGLLCLGLWVFFNRTLTSRAAKLVDASHRLATGDVAVRAQLRGSDELAQISAAFDQMAEQVQLSQQAMREAALRQDLLHRLTNQIRNSLDLDTILRTAVQAIQGLLEVDRCCFIWYRRGEGQPTWEVVQESKQIGLVSLAGRYPSDRLGVVAETLCNLEVLRVEDIQQAAYRDQKALRAFFRRSRHRAILALPLQTHQGEIGVVGCGTVSEPRAWSDEEVELLQAVTSQLAIAIDQADLYNQSIAVAAEAQAQAQQLSDTLQQLRQTQTQLIQSEKMSGLGQLVAGVAHEINNPINFIYGNLAHADGYVQDLLALVEAYQHHVEPPPVIQAKIQDIDLEFLAEDLPKLMFSMKVGAERIHKIVLSLRNFSRLDEAEMKLVDIHEGIESTLLILHNRLKSKSNHSGIRVVKDYGELPLVECYAGQMNQVFMNILSNAIDSIDSRAAREDRHEYRGLITIRTDVERPDAVTIRILDNGQGMGPATKTKLFDPFFTTKPVGQGTGLGLSISYQIVVQQHGGRLDCLSELGQGAEFIVEIPLRHLQVERSRLEAFQGRSPL, encoded by the coding sequence ATGAAGCATTTTCCTTTTTCTCTGCGCTTTTCGGTCCCTCTCATTCTGCTGGTCTTTGGCAGTGCTTTGAGTCTGCTGTCTTTCCAGCGAGCCGTTGATTTGGCACGCCACCGAGCCGAAGAGGATCTGTACCGTCAAGCCAAGGTGGCTGGGCAAAAAACGGCTGTAATTTTGGACCATCTCTACCGTCAAGAGGACATGGCGGGGGCCAACTTGGTGATCAATATGCTGCTGGGAGGGAGCAGCAAATTGCAGCTAGCCATGTTGACCAACGCCCGTCAGGAAATCGAGCTGTCGACGAGCGCTGAGCTAGTCCGCCAACGGGCCGTTGATCACTTGGCCACTGAGGGCGACCAGCTGCTAGCGTGGGTGGCTCAGCAGCGCATTGGCAATGTGCAGCTGTCGGGCGATCGCCGGACGGTGTACGCAGCCTATCCGGTCCTCACGCCGCCCCTCGAGCAAGACGGCGATCGCCAGCTCGGCGTGCTGGTCTTGGTTTACGACCTTTCGGATTCCAAGGATCAGGCCTTTCAGGATGCCCTCCAGCGATCGCTCTCTCTGTCGGGCATCATGGGCCTGCTGTGCTTGGGCCTGTGGGTCTTTTTCAACCGCACCTTGACCTCCCGAGCTGCCAAGCTGGTGGACGCCAGCCACCGCTTGGCGACGGGGGACGTGGCGGTGCGGGCGCAGCTCCGGGGCTCCGACGAACTGGCCCAGATTTCGGCTGCCTTTGACCAGATGGCCGAGCAGGTGCAGCTGAGTCAGCAAGCGATGCGGGAGGCCGCCCTGCGCCAAGACTTGCTCCATCGCCTCACCAACCAGATTCGCAATTCCCTCGACCTAGACACGATTTTGCGGACAGCGGTGCAGGCGATTCAGGGTCTGCTGGAAGTCGATCGCTGCTGCTTCATCTGGTATCGGCGAGGAGAGGGGCAGCCCACCTGGGAGGTGGTCCAAGAAAGCAAGCAGATCGGCCTGGTGAGTCTGGCTGGCCGCTATCCGTCGGACCGGCTGGGGGTGGTCGCCGAGACGCTGTGCAACCTCGAGGTCTTGCGGGTGGAGGATATCCAGCAGGCGGCCTACCGCGACCAAAAAGCGCTGCGGGCCTTTTTCCGGCGATCGCGCCACCGAGCGATCCTGGCCCTGCCCCTCCAGACCCACCAGGGAGAAATCGGCGTGGTGGGCTGCGGCACCGTCAGCGAGCCGCGCGCCTGGAGCGACGAAGAAGTGGAGCTGTTGCAGGCCGTCACCTCTCAGCTGGCGATCGCCATTGACCAAGCCGATCTCTACAACCAGTCGATCGCCGTCGCGGCCGAGGCCCAAGCCCAGGCCCAGCAGCTCAGCGACACCCTCCAGCAGCTTCGCCAAACCCAAACCCAGCTCATCCAGAGCGAGAAAATGTCGGGCCTAGGTCAGCTCGTCGCCGGAGTCGCCCACGAAATCAACAACCCCATTAACTTCATCTACGGCAACCTCGCCCACGCCGACGGCTATGTCCAGGACCTTCTGGCCCTCGTCGAGGCCTATCAGCACCACGTGGAGCCGCCCCCGGTCATCCAGGCCAAGATCCAGGACATTGATCTGGAGTTTTTGGCTGAGGATCTGCCCAAGCTGATGTTTTCGATGAAGGTGGGGGCCGAGCGCATTCACAAAATTGTTCTGTCGCTGCGCAACTTTTCTCGCCTGGACGAGGCAGAGATGAAGCTGGTGGACATCCATGAAGGCATCGAGAGCACCCTGCTGATCCTGCACAATCGCCTCAAGAGCAAAAGCAATCACAGCGGCATTCGGGTGGTCAAGGACTACGGCGAGCTGCCGCTGGTGGAGTGCTACGCCGGCCAGATGAACCAGGTGTTTATGAACATCTTGAGCAATGCCATTGACTCGATTGACAGTCGCGCTGCCCGAGAAGATCGCCATGAATACCGCGGCCTGATCACGATTCGCACGGATGTGGAGCGCCCGGACGCCGTGACGATCCGCATTCTCGACAATGGCCAGGGGATGGGGCCTGCCACCAAGACCAAGCTCTTTGACCCCTTCTTCACCACCAAGCCGGTGGGCCAGGGGACCGGGCTGGGCCTGTCAATTAGCTATCAGATCGTGGTGCAGCAGCACGGGGGGCGTCTGGACTGCCTGTCGGAACTGGGCCAGGGGGCGGAGTTCATTGTGGAGATTCCGCTGCGGCATCTGCAAGTGGAGCGATCGCGCCTTGAGGCGTTCCAGGGGCGATCGCCTTTGTGA
- a CDS encoding DUF2141 domain-containing protein — protein sequence MPRFNLQTRLMIAALTFVGSGVLMSAANAQRTGRLTVQIDGLASTTGDVCLQVFNRSQGFPGDATKAVRGRCYAITQTPMTVTFDNLPAGNYAVAAYHDSNRDRQLNRNGLGIPREGYGFSNNPPLQARAAKFQEAAFLVAGQNTQINIRLRYLNRG from the coding sequence ATGCCACGGTTCAACCTCCAAACGCGACTGATGATTGCTGCCCTGACGTTTGTCGGGAGCGGTGTCCTGATGAGTGCTGCCAACGCCCAGCGCACGGGCCGGCTCACGGTCCAGATTGATGGCCTAGCCAGTACCACTGGGGATGTCTGCTTGCAGGTGTTTAACCGCAGCCAGGGATTCCCAGGGGATGCGACCAAGGCGGTCCGGGGTAGGTGCTACGCCATCACCCAAACGCCGATGACGGTGACCTTTGATAACTTGCCGGCTGGCAACTATGCGGTGGCGGCCTACCACGACAGCAACCGCGATCGCCAGCTCAACCGCAACGGCTTAGGGATTCCCCGCGAGGGCTATGGATTTTCTAATAATCCGCCGCTCCAGGCCCGCGCTGCCAAGTTCCAGGAAGCCGCTTTTTTGGTGGCGGGCCAAAATACCCAGATTAATATTCGGCTGCGCTACCTTAACCGGGGCTAG
- a CDS encoding thioredoxin domain-containing protein has translation MTNRLAHAKSLYLRKHAENPIDWWPWCDEAIAKARQENKPIFLSIGYSSCHWCTVMEGEAFSNGAIAAYMNDFFVPIKVDREERPDLDSIYMQSLQLMVGQGGWPLNVFLAPDDLVPFYGGTYFPVDPRYGRPGFLQVLQAIRRHFDTEKDKVSAVKQEILEHLQEAGSLEPGQGSDLTHDLLAKSLEYSTGILSARGPGPSFPMIPYGEAAQRATRLSLERYDAGTICQQRGEHLALGGIYDHVAGGFHRYTVDPTWTVPHFEKMLYDNGQILEYLANEWARGVTEPAFERAIAGTVTWLKREMTDAQGYFYAAQDADNFTSPEALEPEEGDFYVWRYDELAALLTPAELAALQEEFTVTPSGNFEGRNVLQRSREGSLSEVAEAALAKLFAVRYGAPPVAVPTFPPAPSAQVAKTQTWPGRIPPVTDTKMIAAWNSLMISGLARAAAVWQREEYYQLAAGAARFLLAHQWVEGRFHRLNYDGEASVLAQSEDYALFIKALIDLDQARPGAEDWIEQAVKVQREFDALLGAEEGGYYNAARDRSQDLVIRERSYADNATPAPNSIAIANLVRLALLTEDLSYLDRAEKALQSFSAPMARSPQACPSMFGALDLYRNHLLIRATPDVLQTLAARYCPTAVYKVADELPEGAVGLVCQGLSCQEPARSLEQLHTQIQQHQIRA, from the coding sequence ATGACCAACCGCCTTGCTCACGCCAAAAGCCTGTACCTGCGCAAACACGCAGAAAACCCCATTGATTGGTGGCCTTGGTGCGACGAGGCGATCGCCAAGGCTCGGCAAGAGAATAAACCCATCTTTTTGTCCATTGGCTATTCGAGCTGCCACTGGTGCACGGTGATGGAGGGGGAAGCCTTCTCCAATGGGGCGATCGCCGCTTACATGAACGATTTTTTTGTTCCCATCAAGGTCGATCGGGAAGAGCGACCCGACCTCGACAGCATCTACATGCAATCGCTACAGCTGATGGTGGGTCAAGGCGGTTGGCCCCTCAACGTTTTTCTAGCTCCAGATGATTTGGTGCCCTTCTACGGCGGCACCTACTTTCCGGTGGATCCGCGCTACGGGCGACCGGGCTTTTTGCAGGTGTTGCAGGCGATTCGCCGCCACTTCGACACCGAAAAGGACAAAGTCAGCGCTGTCAAGCAAGAGATTCTGGAGCATCTCCAAGAGGCAGGCAGCCTGGAGCCGGGCCAGGGCTCCGATCTGACCCATGACCTCCTGGCCAAGAGCCTGGAGTACAGCACCGGCATCTTGTCTGCCCGCGGCCCCGGCCCGAGTTTCCCGATGATTCCTTACGGCGAGGCGGCCCAGCGCGCGACCCGCCTGAGCCTGGAGCGCTACGACGCTGGGACGATCTGCCAGCAGCGGGGAGAGCACTTGGCCCTGGGAGGCATCTACGACCATGTGGCGGGTGGCTTCCATCGCTACACTGTCGACCCGACCTGGACGGTCCCCCACTTCGAGAAAATGCTCTACGACAACGGTCAGATCTTGGAGTATCTGGCTAATGAGTGGGCGCGGGGCGTCACGGAACCGGCCTTTGAGCGGGCGATCGCCGGGACGGTGACCTGGCTGAAGCGGGAGATGACGGACGCCCAGGGCTATTTTTATGCAGCCCAGGATGCCGATAATTTCACGAGTCCCGAGGCCCTAGAGCCGGAAGAAGGGGACTTTTATGTGTGGCGCTACGATGAGCTGGCGGCGCTGCTGACTCCAGCAGAACTGGCGGCCCTGCAAGAGGAATTTACGGTGACGCCGTCGGGGAACTTCGAGGGGCGCAATGTCTTGCAGCGATCGCGCGAAGGCAGCCTGAGCGAAGTCGCCGAAGCTGCCCTGGCCAAGCTCTTTGCGGTGCGCTACGGGGCGCCACCGGTGGCGGTGCCGACGTTTCCGCCTGCGCCCAGCGCTCAGGTGGCCAAGACCCAGACCTGGCCGGGCCGGATTCCGCCGGTGACCGACACCAAGATGATCGCAGCCTGGAATAGCCTGATGATCTCGGGTCTGGCGCGGGCGGCGGCGGTCTGGCAGCGCGAAGAGTACTACCAGCTGGCGGCGGGGGCGGCGCGATTTTTGCTGGCCCATCAGTGGGTGGAGGGGCGCTTTCATCGGCTGAACTACGACGGAGAGGCGTCGGTGCTGGCCCAGTCCGAGGACTATGCGCTGTTTATCAAGGCGCTGATCGACCTGGACCAGGCGCGGCCCGGCGCGGAGGACTGGATCGAGCAGGCGGTGAAGGTGCAGAGAGAATTCGATGCGCTGCTGGGAGCTGAGGAAGGCGGCTACTACAATGCGGCGCGCGATCGCAGTCAGGATCTGGTGATCCGAGAGCGCAGCTACGCGGACAACGCGACCCCTGCGCCCAACAGCATTGCGATCGCCAATTTGGTGCGCCTTGCCTTGTTGACCGAAGACCTGAGCTATCTCGATCGGGCCGAAAAGGCGCTGCAGTCGTTTAGTGCGCCCATGGCGCGATCGCCTCAGGCCTGCCCGTCAATGTTTGGCGCCCTGGATCTTTACCGCAATCACCTGCTGATTCGCGCCACGCCGGACGTCTTGCAAACCCTGGCGGCGCGCTACTGCCCCACCGCCGTCTACAAGGTGGCGGATGAGCTGCCGGAGGGGGCTGTGGGCCTGGTGTGCCAGGGCCTCAGCTGCCAGGAGCCTGCTCGCAGCCTGGAGCAGCTGCACACCCAAATCCAACAACACCAAATCCGGGCCTGA
- a CDS encoding glycosyltransferase family 39 protein encodes MRQPSTLERDRALTHQREIHPAYLLGLWTVVGAALRLVNLGSLPPWTDEFATLAFSLGNGFGSVPLDQVISAETLLSPLQVRPEAGPQDVVATLLTESTHPPLYFLLTHGWLQLFGSQEGLVSVWGARSLSVIFGVALIPAMFGASWLLFRSRAIAHLSALLMAVSPFGLFLARQARHYTLTMLLVLASTVAFVWAWQALRRRQPLPWPRAIAWVLANAIGIATHYFFALVLAAQFLVLVAEAYRQGRRDPKALMQPSWRSLYGVIAATVASGLPWLPIVLAAHASAPTRWIYDGSPLEDVLEPLLRLAMWLLSMVFLLPSSATVLPVPLLILFGLGSVAIALWIGPGLWRGWRRSQRDPATRAVVRPLGLYLASAIALCLGLTYVLGLDLTLAARFQFFYFPALLLVLSGALWTHWRAPKAMMPGPFWQGSGRSLVVGVLLVGLLGAGVVAANLGYLENRRSDLLVPILRQGTQAPALVAATHKHHGETGRLMSIAWEMRRTQAAPDEVLPQFLLARRDNATRSYGPAIAVLAEALQTLPRPFDLWLVDFRGPVQPEQQNCLPDPDYRGTAGEYRYRLYRCR; translated from the coding sequence ATGCGGCAGCCATCTACCTTGGAGCGCGATCGCGCCTTGACGCATCAGCGAGAAATTCATCCCGCCTACCTTCTGGGGCTGTGGACTGTGGTGGGGGCAGCCCTGCGCCTGGTTAATCTGGGCTCTCTGCCGCCCTGGACCGATGAATTTGCCACCTTGGCCTTTAGCTTGGGCAATGGGTTCGGCTCGGTGCCCCTCGACCAGGTGATCAGCGCTGAGACGCTGCTGTCTCCCCTCCAGGTCCGCCCGGAGGCTGGCCCCCAAGACGTGGTGGCGACGCTGCTGACCGAGAGCACCCACCCGCCGCTGTACTTTTTGCTGACTCACGGCTGGCTACAGCTGTTTGGGTCTCAAGAGGGCCTGGTGTCGGTTTGGGGGGCGCGATCGCTGTCGGTGATCTTTGGGGTGGCGCTGATTCCGGCGATGTTTGGGGCGAGCTGGCTGCTGTTTCGCTCGCGGGCGATCGCCCATCTGTCGGCGCTGCTGATGGCGGTGTCGCCCTTTGGGCTTTTTTTGGCCCGACAGGCGCGGCACTACACCCTCACGATGCTGCTGGTGCTGGCGTCTACGGTGGCCTTTGTCTGGGCGTGGCAGGCCCTGCGGCGACGCCAGCCTCTGCCCTGGCCCAGGGCGATCGCCTGGGTTCTGGCCAATGCCATAGGGATTGCCACCCACTATTTTTTCGCCCTCGTGCTGGCGGCCCAGTTCCTGGTTTTGGTTGCTGAGGCCTACCGTCAGGGCCGCCGAGACCCCAAGGCTCTGATGCAGCCGTCCTGGCGATCGCTCTATGGCGTGATTGCGGCGACGGTGGCTAGCGGCCTGCCCTGGCTGCCCATCGTGCTGGCGGCCCACGCCAGCGCGCCCACCCGCTGGATCTACGACGGCAGCCCCCTGGAGGATGTTTTAGAGCCCCTCTTGCGCCTTGCCATGTGGCTGCTGAGCATGGTGTTCTTGCTGCCCAGCTCGGCGACCGTCCTGCCGGTGCCGCTGCTGATTTTGTTTGGCCTCGGGAGCGTGGCGATCGCCCTTTGGATTGGGCCGGGGCTCTGGCGGGGCTGGCGCCGCTCCCAGCGCGATCCTGCAACGCGGGCAGTGGTTCGGCCCCTGGGGCTCTATCTCGCCAGCGCGATCGCCCTTTGCCTGGGCCTGACCTACGTCCTGGGCCTGGATTTGACCCTGGCGGCTCGGTTTCAGTTCTTCTACTTTCCGGCGCTGCTGCTGGTCCTGAGCGGGGCGCTCTGGACGCACTGGCGCGCGCCAAAGGCGATGATGCCTGGGCCGTTCTGGCAAGGGTCCGGGCGATCGCTCGTGGTTGGGGTGCTCCTGGTGGGCCTGCTGGGAGCCGGCGTGGTGGCGGCCAACTTGGGCTATCTGGAAAACCGGCGATCGGACCTACTGGTGCCGATTTTGCGCCAGGGGACCCAGGCCCCCGCCCTGGTTGCCGCGACCCACAAGCACCACGGCGAGACAGGCCGGCTGATGTCCATTGCCTGGGAAATGCGGCGCACCCAAGCTGCGCCTGACGAAGTGCTGCCCCAGTTTTTGCTAGCCCGCCGAGACAACGCCACCCGCAGCTACGGTCCGGCGATCGCCGTCCTCGCTGAGGCGCTGCAAACCCTGCCTCGCCCCTTTGACCTGTGGCTGGTCGACTTTCGGGGGCCGGTCCAGCCGGAGCAGCAAAACTGCCTGCCGGACCCAGACTATCGCGGCACGGCGGGCGAGTACCGCTATCGCCTGTATCGCTGCCGCTGA
- a CDS encoding M15 family metallopeptidase, whose protein sequence is MKPYQTMPIRECGEPLTPIPGDRLRLVSPHPYQALGAPYGERSPFWVRQGVVEALVLAQELLEQQRPGWHLQIFDAYRPIPVQQFMVDYAFAELAAARGLVVSQLQARERKALQAEVMQFWAVPSADPATPPPHSTGAAVDVTLLDAEGQPVDMGSPIDEISPRSLPDHFAQASDPAGRQAHAHRQQLYGVMAQAGFRRHPNEWWHFSLGDQFWAWLEQEATGKAAIARYGRAE, encoded by the coding sequence GTGAAACCCTATCAAACGATGCCAATCCGCGAGTGCGGTGAGCCGCTGACGCCGATTCCGGGCGATCGCCTGCGGCTAGTGTCTCCCCATCCCTACCAGGCGCTGGGCGCGCCCTACGGGGAGCGATCGCCGTTTTGGGTGCGGCAGGGGGTGGTCGAAGCGCTGGTTTTGGCCCAAGAGCTCCTAGAACAGCAGCGTCCCGGTTGGCACCTGCAAATTTTTGACGCTTACCGGCCCATCCCGGTCCAGCAATTCATGGTGGACTACGCCTTTGCCGAATTGGCGGCGGCGCGGGGCCTGGTCGTCTCGCAGCTCCAGGCCAGGGAACGGAAGGCCCTCCAAGCGGAAGTCATGCAGTTTTGGGCTGTGCCCAGCGCCGATCCGGCGACGCCGCCGCCCCACAGCACCGGAGCCGCTGTAGACGTGACCCTGCTGGACGCCGAGGGGCAGCCGGTGGACATGGGCTCTCCCATTGACGAGATTTCGCCGCGATCGCTGCCTGACCATTTCGCCCAGGCCTCGGACCCAGCGGGTCGCCAGGCCCACGCCCATCGCCAGCAGCTCTACGGCGTGATGGCCCAGGCCGGGTTTCGGCGGCATCCCAACGAGTGGTGGCACTTTTCCCTCGGGGACCAGTTCTGGGCGTGGCTAGAGCAGGAGGCCACCGGGAAGGCGGCGATCGCCCGCTATGGCCGCGCCGAATAG
- the yidD gene encoding membrane protein insertion efficiency factor YidD, translating to MKTVLLLLIRGYRALISPLFPPVCRFHPTCSQYALEAIARHGSLGGSWLAVRRIFRCHPFCEGGYDPVPMNLSDSLPFRRPRS from the coding sequence ATGAAAACAGTTTTATTGCTGCTGATTCGGGGCTATCGCGCCCTGATTTCACCGCTGTTCCCGCCGGTGTGCCGCTTTCATCCGACGTGCTCTCAGTACGCCCTCGAGGCGATCGCCCGCCATGGATCCTTGGGCGGGAGCTGGCTGGCGGTCCGGCGAATTTTTCGCTGCCATCCGTTTTGTGAAGGCGGCTACGATCCGGTACCGATGAATTTGTCGGATTCGCTGCCGTTTCGGCGACCCCGCTCCTAG
- the rpsD gene encoding 30S ribosomal protein S4, whose translation MSRYRGPRLRIVRRLGDLPGLTRKSARRAYPPGQHGQNRKKKSEYAIRLEEKQKLRYNYGITERQLVRYVRKARSVSGSTGQVLLQLLEMRLDNTIFRMGLAPTIPAARQLVNHGHVMVNGRVVSIPSYNCRPGDAIAIRNRESSRKLAEQNLQSPGLAHVPSHLEFDKNKMEGKVNSVIEREWVALQVNELLIVEFYSRKV comes from the coding sequence ATGTCGCGTTACAGAGGCCCACGCCTAAGAATTGTTCGTCGTTTGGGTGACCTGCCCGGTCTGACCCGCAAGTCAGCTCGTCGGGCCTATCCGCCTGGACAGCACGGTCAAAACCGTAAGAAGAAGTCAGAGTACGCCATCCGTCTAGAGGAAAAGCAGAAGCTTCGCTACAACTACGGCATCACCGAGCGTCAGCTGGTTCGCTACGTGCGCAAAGCACGGAGCGTCTCGGGTTCCACCGGTCAGGTGCTGCTGCAGCTGCTGGAAATGCGGTTGGATAACACCATCTTCCGCATGGGCTTGGCTCCCACCATCCCCGCAGCACGTCAGCTCGTCAACCACGGCCACGTGATGGTCAACGGCAGAGTCGTTAGCATTCCTAGCTACAACTGCCGCCCCGGCGACGCGATCGCCATCCGCAATCGGGAAAGCTCCCGCAAATTGGCTGAGCAAAACCTCCAGTCTCCTGGTCTCGCCCACGTTCCCAGCCACCTCGAGTTCGACAAGAACAAGATGGAAGGCAAGGTGAATAGCGTGATTGAGCGGGAATGGGTTGCGCTTCAGGTCAACGAACTGTTGATCGTTGAATTTTACTCTCGGAAAGTCTAA
- the moaA gene encoding GTP 3',8-cyclase MoaA — protein MNPINYLRISLIDRCNFRCLYCMPEEAEISYALQEHWLTNEEILTLLQEVFIPLGFSRFRLTGGEPLLRPGLVDLVRAIAQLPGTEDLAMTTNGFHLAAVAEDLYAAGLRRINISLDSLDAAVFDQIIGHRGRSRWQAVWQGIQAAHQVGFDPLKLNVVVIPGVNDHEVLDLAALTRDRAWHVRFIEFMPIGNDALFSDRGWIASEELRQQIRDRWGLTEGRVTGNGPADIFQIPGAKGTLGFISQMSECFCDRCNRMRLSADGWLRPCLLNETGQLDLRTALRTSTPLDELRDRVATLLNLKPEINYKLRESGTTGRYARTMSQIGG, from the coding sequence ATGAACCCAATCAACTACCTCCGCATCAGCCTGATCGATCGCTGTAACTTCCGCTGTCTTTACTGCATGCCCGAAGAGGCCGAGATCAGCTATGCCTTGCAGGAGCACTGGCTGACCAACGAAGAAATTTTGACGCTGCTGCAAGAGGTTTTTATTCCTCTGGGGTTTTCGCGCTTTCGGTTGACGGGGGGCGAGCCGCTGCTGCGGCCGGGCCTGGTGGATCTGGTGCGGGCGATCGCCCAGCTACCGGGCACCGAGGATTTGGCGATGACCACCAACGGGTTTCATCTGGCAGCAGTTGCCGAAGATCTCTACGCAGCGGGCCTACGGCGGATCAATATCAGCCTAGATTCCCTGGATGCGGCAGTTTTTGACCAGATTATTGGTCATCGCGGGCGATCGCGCTGGCAAGCGGTCTGGCAGGGCATCCAGGCAGCCCATCAAGTCGGCTTTGACCCCCTGAAGCTCAATGTTGTGGTGATTCCGGGGGTGAACGATCACGAAGTGCTGGACTTGGCGGCGCTCACCCGCGATCGCGCTTGGCATGTTCGCTTTATTGAATTTATGCCCATCGGCAACGACGCCCTCTTTTCGGATCGGGGCTGGATCGCCTCGGAGGAGCTGCGCCAGCAAATTCGCGATCGCTGGGGCCTCACCGAAGGCCGCGTCACGGGCAACGGCCCCGCCGATATTTTCCAGATTCCCGGTGCCAAGGGCACGCTGGGCTTTATTAGCCAGATGTCTGAGTGCTTCTGCGATCGCTGCAACCGGATGCGCCTCTCCGCCGACGGCTGGCTCCGGCCCTGCCTGCTGAACGAAACCGGTCAGCTCGACCTGCGCACCGCCCTGCGCACCAGCACACCGCTCGACGAGCTGCGCGATCGCGTGGCCACCCTCTTGAACCTCAAGCCCGAGATCAACTACAAGCTGCGAGAGTCGGGCACCACTGGCCGCTATGCCCGCACCATGTCGCAAATCGGCGGCTAG
- the cbiD gene encoding cobalt-precorrin-5B (C(1))-methyltransferase CbiD: protein MTALPRAGYTLPVFACAAAIAALQRLLGQSAATSVTLDLLEPPQPATIALEQVALLSADSALAIARSDPGDNLDLTRDTPVWAWVRWGASDQPEAIALAGGEGIGRQDQGQGPAAIYQYAQRLLRHNLAAYLPGDRKLQVTIILPEGQALATRTSNAAFGVVEGLSLLGTTGISQPLSAPGQLDAYRAELTQKAQGSDTLVFCVGENGLDLARQLGVPEARLVKTANWIGPLLVEAGLLGVTSLLLFGYHGKLIKLAGGIFHTHHHVADGRQEILTAIAGAQGLPTEVLATLLDSPTLESALQSLRQLDAQRQTAWTAQIYGAIAQQIDARAQRYIQHHSDRAVAVGSLLFDRQRQIIVTSDFGEKCLAKLC, encoded by the coding sequence ATGACTGCATTGCCTCGGGCGGGATATACGCTGCCGGTGTTTGCCTGCGCGGCGGCGATCGCCGCTCTCCAGCGCCTGCTGGGACAGTCAGCTGCCACCTCCGTCACCCTTGATCTGCTAGAGCCACCTCAGCCAGCGACGATCGCCCTAGAACAGGTCGCTCTGCTGTCGGCGGACAGCGCCTTGGCGATCGCCCGCAGCGATCCCGGCGACAACCTGGACCTGACCCGCGACACGCCGGTGTGGGCCTGGGTGCGCTGGGGGGCATCCGATCAGCCCGAGGCGATCGCCCTCGCGGGCGGCGAAGGAATCGGCCGCCAAGACCAGGGGCAGGGGCCTGCCGCCATCTATCAGTATGCCCAGCGCCTGCTGCGCCACAACCTCGCGGCCTATCTACCGGGCGATCGCAAGCTCCAGGTGACGATCATTCTGCCGGAGGGCCAGGCTCTGGCCACCCGCACCTCCAATGCCGCTTTCGGCGTTGTTGAGGGCCTCTCGCTCCTGGGCACCACCGGGATTTCCCAGCCCCTGAGTGCCCCCGGTCAGCTCGACGCCTACCGAGCCGAGCTCACCCAAAAAGCGCAGGGCTCAGACACGCTGGTCTTTTGCGTGGGCGAAAATGGCCTGGACCTGGCGCGACAGCTCGGGGTGCCGGAGGCCCGTCTCGTCAAAACCGCTAACTGGATCGGGCCGCTGCTGGTGGAGGCCGGTTTGCTGGGCGTGACGTCCCTGCTGCTGTTTGGCTACCACGGCAAGCTGATCAAGCTGGCGGGCGGCATTTTCCACACCCATCACCACGTCGCCGATGGTCGCCAAGAGATCCTGACGGCGATCGCCGGAGCGCAGGGGCTGCCCACCGAAGTCTTGGCAACGCTGCTGGACAGCCCGACCCTGGAGTCCGCCTTGCAGAGCCTGCGCCAGCTCGACGCTCAGCGCCAGACTGCCTGGACCGCTCAGATCTACGGGGCGATCGCCCAGCAGATTGACGCCCGCGCCCAGCGCTATATCCAGCACCACAGCGATCGCGCTGTTGCTGTCGGCTCGCTACTATTCGATCGCCAGCGCCAAATCATCGTAACCAGTGATTTTGGGGAGAAATGCCTCGCTAAATTGTGTTAA